One part of the Pandoraea faecigallinarum genome encodes these proteins:
- a CDS encoding flagellar protein FliT: MNEATTLLNCYESIANLTERMLGVARDGDWDALIDLETQYRAQVDSIKQLDADLPLSDDERSRKHAIIRRILADDAAIRDLAVPHLAHLDAMINSTRRQRALHEVYGLNLGA, encoded by the coding sequence ATGAATGAAGCGACGACTTTGCTGAACTGCTACGAAAGTATTGCCAACCTCACGGAGCGTATGCTCGGCGTGGCGCGCGACGGTGACTGGGATGCGCTCATCGACCTGGAGACGCAGTATCGGGCGCAGGTCGACTCGATCAAGCAGCTCGACGCCGATCTGCCGCTCTCGGACGACGAACGTTCGCGCAAGCACGCCATCATCCGCCGCATTCTGGCCGACGATGCCGCCATTCGCGATCTGGCGGTTCCCCATCTGGCGCATCTCGACGCCATGATCAACAGCACGCGCCGTCAACGTGCCCTGCACGAAGTCTACGGCCTGAACCTGGGCGCCTGA
- a CDS encoding flagellin codes for MASVINTNIFSLVAQRNLSSSQGALQTSITRLSSGLRINSAADDAAGLAITDRMTAQVNGLTQAQRNANDGISLVQTAAGALSSITDNLQRIRTLAVQATNATNSDSDRAALDQEVQQRLAEINRTASQTQFNGLSVLNGTMGVANFQVGANAGQTISVNLTQSMTTSSIGAVAQANSTTNPLSFTIAAGDLTIQDGTGTAQDVAAGTYNNANDLAAAINTAGAKAGFTANIASVNSSGQLVIANTDPAAALTVGGAAQTTLGLPATIAAGGAAVTSTGVASQFQTTLSTGDLTFTVNGVAHDITGTFKSSADLATAINSANIGINAFIDSAGAMHISSGQSFAISSTNAGTPTTLQQLGLTAGTYTTSGSLATADVKTVNNATLMLSQIDAAITTVDSFNATLGATQNRFQSTISSLSTTTQNLTQARSGVQDTDYAAETANLTRSQILQQAGISMLSQANQLPQQVLKLLQ; via the coding sequence ATGGCATCTGTCATCAATACCAATATCTTCTCGCTGGTTGCTCAACGTAACCTGAGCTCGTCGCAAGGCGCGCTGCAAACCTCGATCACCCGTCTGTCCTCGGGCCTGCGCATCAACAGCGCCGCCGACGACGCCGCCGGTCTGGCCATTACCGACCGCATGACCGCCCAGGTCAACGGTCTGACCCAGGCACAGCGCAACGCCAACGACGGTATCTCGCTGGTGCAGACCGCTGCGGGCGCCCTGTCGTCGATCACGGACAACCTGCAACGCATCCGCACGCTGGCCGTTCAGGCGACCAACGCCACGAACTCGGATTCGGACCGTGCCGCTCTGGACCAGGAAGTCCAACAGCGTCTGGCCGAAATCAACCGTACCGCCTCGCAAACCCAGTTCAACGGTCTGTCGGTGCTCAACGGCACGATGGGCGTGGCGAACTTCCAGGTTGGCGCCAACGCCGGCCAGACCATCTCGGTCAACCTGACGCAAAGCATGACCACGTCGAGCATCGGCGCCGTGGCACAGGCCAACTCGACGACCAACCCGCTGTCGTTCACGATCGCCGCCGGCGACCTGACGATTCAGGACGGTACGGGCACGGCTCAGGACGTTGCCGCCGGCACGTACAACAACGCCAACGACCTGGCTGCTGCCATCAACACGGCAGGCGCCAAGGCCGGCTTCACGGCGAACATCGCTTCGGTGAACTCGTCGGGCCAGCTGGTTATCGCCAACACCGACCCGGCTGCCGCACTGACCGTCGGCGGCGCGGCACAGACCACGCTGGGTCTGCCGGCCACCATCGCCGCGGGCGGCGCCGCCGTTACGTCGACCGGCGTGGCTTCGCAATTCCAGACCACGCTGTCGACCGGCGACCTGACCTTCACGGTCAACGGCGTCGCTCACGACATCACCGGCACGTTCAAGAGCTCGGCTGACCTGGCAACCGCCATCAACTCGGCGAACATCGGCATCAACGCGTTCATCGATTCGGCCGGCGCAATGCACATCAGCTCGGGCCAGTCGTTCGCGATCTCGTCGACCAACGCTGGTACGCCGACGACCCTGCAACAGCTCGGCCTGACCGCCGGTACGTACACGACGTCGGGCAGCCTGGCTACCGCCGACGTGAAGACGGTCAACAACGCCACGCTGATGCTCTCGCAGATCGACGCGGCCATCACGACGGTCGACTCGTTCAACGCAACGCTGGGTGCTACGCAAAACCGCTTCCAGTCGACGATCTCGAGCCTGTCGACCACGACGCAAAACCTGACGCAAGCGCGTTCGGGCGTGCAAGACACGGACTACGCAGCGGAAACGGCCAACCTGACCCGCTCGCAGATCCTGCAGCAAGCCGGTATCTCGATGCTGTCGCAAGCCAACCAGCTGCCGCAGCAAGTGCTCAAGCTCCTCCAGTAA
- a CDS encoding response regulator, with protein MKLLLIEDNETLAHWLARMLRDDNFTVDSARDGDAADRLLQTETYDVVLLDLMLPKLGGKHVLRRLRERRNNVPVIILTASGSVDEKVDCLGAGADDYLVKPFEVRELIARVKALARRHAPEQSADLVCADLSYHAGTRQFTIRGVPLALPSREHAVLEILIRKQGRTVAKSALVDGVFGLNDEPSADAIEIYIHRLRKKLETSRAAIMTLRGLGYLLREKDA; from the coding sequence ATGAAACTGCTGCTCATCGAAGACAACGAGACTCTCGCCCACTGGCTCGCCCGCATGCTGCGCGACGACAACTTCACCGTCGACTCCGCGCGCGACGGCGACGCCGCCGACCGTCTGCTGCAAACGGAAACGTACGACGTGGTGCTGCTCGATCTCATGCTGCCCAAGCTCGGCGGCAAGCACGTGCTGCGACGGCTGCGCGAGCGGCGCAACAATGTGCCCGTCATCATTTTGACGGCCAGCGGTTCGGTCGACGAGAAGGTCGATTGCCTGGGGGCCGGGGCCGACGACTACCTCGTGAAGCCTTTCGAAGTGCGCGAACTGATCGCGCGCGTAAAGGCGCTCGCGCGTCGCCACGCCCCGGAGCAAAGCGCCGATCTTGTGTGCGCCGACCTGAGCTATCACGCCGGCACGCGCCAGTTCACGATTCGGGGCGTGCCGCTCGCGCTGCCTTCGCGCGAGCACGCCGTGCTGGAAATTCTCATTCGCAAGCAGGGCAGGACCGTTGCCAAGAGCGCGCTGGTCGACGGCGTGTTCGGCCTCAACGACGAACCCAGTGCCGACGCCATCGAGATCTACATTCACCGGCTTCGCAAGAAGCTCGAAACCAGCCGGGCCGCCATCATGACGCTGCGCGGGCTGGGTTATCTGCTGCGCGAGAAAGATGCTTAG
- the fliD gene encoding flagellar filament capping protein FliD: MATSTSSSGSISSPGIGSGLDVNALVTSLMQPANNKLTLLKNQESSYQTKLSALGQLQSSLSAFQASLLTLSSASQYLQMSASVGDNTILTASSSTGAAAGAYSVNISQLAQAQSLSTSGVANQTSAIGSGTPTKLTFSFGTISGGTLTDGTYSGASFTANASQQPVTITIDSSNNSLQGIRDAINASGAPVNATIVNDGSNTPYRLVLTSKTTGENMSMNISAAAGGDATIANMLTYDATGTQNLTQTAAAQNAKLTVNGLAITSATNSVQNAVQGLSLSLVKTGTTTVTLTNNSSAVTSAVQSFVTAYNTLQSTMNTLTKYDPTGQATGALIGDSTVNLVQTQLQQILNGRLPGVQSTGLTSLAQIGVNFQNDGTLSVDTSALNKAMSSGNGFQQLASLLATNGISTDSLVTYNSSSSKTQPGNYAVNITQVATQGTATGSVTLAASTTISSTNNQLNILLDGNNASVVIPPGTYTADQLATAIQAAINGNSVFSAAGSGVSVAQKNGVLTITSNRYGSASRVQVTGGSALDTVFGTNTLKTGVDVQGTIGGMSAVGTGQTLTGGAGTAVDGLKLTIGGTNTGSRGTVAFSQGYASLLNNQVTDFLSTKGAISSATNSLNTTIKQIQQQESDWQDQMTQMQNRYLAQFTALDATMAKLQNTSDYLKQVLGGSSSSSSSSK, encoded by the coding sequence ATGGCAACTTCAACGTCTTCGAGCGGCAGCATTTCCTCTCCCGGCATCGGCTCCGGGCTGGACGTCAATGCGCTCGTCACGAGTTTAATGCAGCCTGCCAATAACAAGCTCACGCTGCTGAAGAACCAGGAATCCAGCTACCAGACCAAGCTCTCCGCGCTCGGCCAATTGCAGTCCTCGCTGTCCGCGTTCCAGGCGTCGCTGCTGACGCTGTCGAGCGCGTCGCAGTACCTCCAGATGTCGGCGAGCGTCGGCGACAACACGATTCTCACGGCATCGAGCAGCACCGGTGCGGCAGCCGGCGCGTACAGCGTCAACATCTCGCAACTGGCGCAGGCGCAAAGCCTGTCGACGAGCGGGGTGGCCAACCAGACGAGCGCCATCGGCTCGGGCACCCCGACCAAGCTGACTTTCTCGTTCGGTACGATCTCGGGCGGCACGCTCACCGACGGCACGTACTCGGGCGCGAGCTTCACCGCCAACGCCTCGCAGCAGCCGGTGACGATCACCATCGACAGCAGCAACAACTCGCTGCAGGGGATTCGCGACGCAATCAACGCGTCCGGCGCGCCGGTCAATGCCACGATCGTCAACGACGGCAGCAACACCCCCTATCGTCTCGTGCTCACGTCGAAGACGACGGGCGAGAACATGAGCATGAACATCAGCGCGGCCGCCGGCGGCGACGCGACGATTGCCAACATGCTCACCTACGACGCGACCGGCACGCAGAACCTCACGCAGACGGCCGCGGCACAGAACGCCAAGCTCACTGTCAACGGTCTGGCGATCACCAGCGCCACGAACAGCGTGCAGAACGCCGTGCAGGGCCTGTCGCTGTCGCTCGTGAAGACAGGCACCACCACGGTCACGCTGACCAACAATTCAAGCGCGGTGACCTCCGCCGTGCAGAGCTTTGTCACCGCGTACAACACGCTGCAAAGCACGATGAACACGCTCACCAAGTACGATCCGACAGGTCAGGCGACCGGCGCGCTCATTGGTGACTCGACTGTCAACCTGGTGCAAACGCAGTTGCAGCAGATTCTTAACGGCCGGCTGCCCGGCGTGCAGAGCACGGGCCTCACGTCGCTCGCGCAGATCGGCGTGAACTTCCAGAACGATGGCACGCTGTCGGTGGACACCAGCGCGCTGAACAAGGCGATGTCGAGCGGCAACGGCTTCCAGCAACTCGCTTCGCTGCTCGCCACCAACGGTATCAGCACGGACAGTCTGGTAACGTACAACAGCTCGTCGAGCAAGACGCAGCCGGGCAACTACGCCGTGAACATCACGCAGGTGGCCACGCAGGGCACCGCGACCGGCTCGGTAACGCTCGCCGCAAGCACCACGATCTCCTCGACGAACAACCAGCTCAATATCCTGCTCGACGGCAACAATGCGAGCGTGGTGATCCCGCCGGGCACCTACACGGCCGACCAGCTTGCTACGGCCATCCAGGCGGCGATCAACGGCAACAGCGTCTTCTCGGCTGCCGGCTCGGGCGTGAGCGTGGCGCAGAAGAACGGCGTTCTGACCATCACGTCGAATCGCTACGGCTCGGCGTCGCGCGTGCAGGTCACGGGCGGCTCGGCGCTGGATACCGTGTTCGGCACCAACACGCTCAAGACGGGGGTCGACGTGCAAGGGACGATCGGCGGCATGTCGGCCGTCGGCACCGGCCAGACACTCACCGGCGGCGCCGGCACCGCGGTCGACGGACTCAAGCTCACGATCGGCGGCACGAACACGGGCAGTCGGGGCACGGTGGCGTTCTCGCAGGGCTACGCGTCGCTGCTGAACAATCAGGTGACGGACTTCCTGAGCACCAAGGGCGCCATTTCATCGGCCACGAACAGCCTGAACACCACGATCAAGCAGATCCAGCAGCAGGAATCGGATTGGCAGGATCAGATGACGCAGATGCAGAACCGCTATCTGGCGCAATTCACGGCACTGGATGCAACGATGGCCAAGCTGCAAAACACCAGCGACTACCTCAAGCAGGTGCTGGGGGGTAGCTCGTCCTCGTCGTCGTCCTCGAAGTAA
- a CDS encoding ABC transporter ATP-binding protein: MTQTTTPTAPARAASAVSRDTPAIEFDNVSCRFISPDGKATVALRNFSMSVARGEFVAIVGPTGCGKSTTLSMITGLLRPTAGSVRVMGQPVNGIDPRIGFVFQNDAVFPWRSVRENVAAGPLFRGQSKDAAYALADEWIRRVGLDKFGSHYPHQLSGGMRKRVALAQTFINNPEILLMDEPFSALDMQTRTLMQDELLQLWSSTSGSVVFVTHDLEEAIALADRVFVLTARPATLKNTYTIDLPRPRVMSEIRYEQRFIDISREIWADLREEVKIG, translated from the coding sequence ATGACCCAGACCACTACCCCCACGGCACCGGCACGCGCAGCGAGCGCCGTGTCCCGCGATACGCCCGCCATCGAGTTCGACAATGTGTCGTGCCGCTTCATCTCGCCCGACGGCAAGGCCACCGTCGCGCTGCGCAACTTCAGCATGTCGGTGGCACGCGGCGAGTTCGTCGCCATCGTCGGGCCGACCGGCTGCGGCAAGTCGACCACGCTGTCCATGATTACCGGCCTGCTGCGTCCGACGGCCGGCAGCGTTCGTGTGATGGGCCAGCCGGTGAACGGCATCGACCCGCGCATCGGTTTCGTGTTTCAGAACGACGCGGTCTTCCCGTGGCGCAGTGTGCGCGAGAACGTTGCCGCCGGACCGCTGTTCCGTGGTCAGTCGAAAGACGCCGCCTATGCGCTGGCGGACGAATGGATTCGCCGCGTGGGACTCGACAAGTTCGGCAGCCACTATCCGCACCAGCTCTCCGGAGGCATGCGCAAACGTGTCGCGCTGGCGCAGACGTTCATCAACAACCCCGAAATTCTGCTGATGGACGAGCCATTCTCCGCGCTCGACATGCAAACGCGCACGCTGATGCAGGACGAATTGCTGCAACTGTGGTCGTCGACGTCGGGCTCGGTGGTGTTCGTCACGCACGATCTGGAAGAGGCGATTGCGCTGGCCGACCGGGTGTTCGTGCTCACGGCGCGTCCGGCCACGTTGAAGAACACGTACACGATCGATCTGCCGCGTCCGCGCGTGATGTCGGAGATTCGCTACGAACAGCGCTTCATCGACATCTCCCGGGAGATCTGGGCGGATTTGCGTGAAGAAGTGAAGATCGGGTGA
- a CDS encoding sensor histidine kinase gives MLSLRVRLLMWLMLPLSLYIGASGWLAYRSAYDTAELVQDRALLTSAQVIAGELTWVDGTLRASVPPSALELFASPARDRVFYQVITEDGRLLAGPPNFPHPPLFPQTVPTYSNVTVDGEPLRAISFVRTMYDSGQPHRVAVVVAETMHARDDMLAQLWEPSLHRQIAMAALAAVLVLIGLTVELHPLIRLKDEVAGRAPQELVPIRAGQLQTELRPIVDAINLCIQRLSAQAQQQRRFVADAAHQLRTPLTLLDTQLQFAAQLDDRAALADVLAAMQTSSRGLADLTNKLLLLSQAEAADTPAFSRSRVDLVALAAGVLEELVALAQRRNIDLGLETAEAHVWVTGNGELFHAMVMNLVDNAIRYIHEGGRVTVAIDCPDGTARLRVVDDGPGIQAEARQRVFERFYRNAPPGQPGTGLGLAIVKEIVASSHGTVTLAPGDDGRGLVVTVMLPLDLETERNVP, from the coding sequence ATGCTTAGTCTGCGCGTGCGGCTGCTGATGTGGCTGATGCTGCCGCTTTCGCTGTACATCGGCGCGAGCGGCTGGCTGGCATATCGCAGCGCATACGATACCGCCGAACTCGTTCAGGACCGAGCGCTGCTCACGTCCGCCCAGGTCATCGCCGGCGAACTGACCTGGGTGGACGGCACGCTGCGCGCGAGTGTGCCGCCCTCGGCACTGGAACTGTTCGCGTCGCCGGCACGTGACCGGGTGTTCTATCAGGTCATCACCGAAGACGGCCGGCTGCTGGCCGGGCCGCCCAACTTTCCGCATCCCCCCCTGTTTCCTCAGACGGTGCCCACTTATTCGAACGTCACAGTGGACGGCGAGCCGCTGCGCGCCATCAGCTTCGTGCGTACGATGTACGACTCCGGACAGCCGCATCGCGTGGCGGTCGTGGTGGCCGAGACGATGCACGCGCGCGACGACATGCTGGCGCAGTTGTGGGAGCCGTCCTTGCACCGGCAGATCGCCATGGCCGCCTTGGCGGCGGTGCTGGTGCTTATCGGGCTGACGGTCGAGTTGCATCCGCTCATCCGGCTCAAGGACGAAGTCGCCGGGCGCGCACCGCAGGAGCTTGTGCCCATTCGCGCGGGTCAGTTGCAAACGGAGTTGCGGCCCATCGTCGACGCCATCAACCTGTGTATCCAGCGGCTCTCGGCACAGGCCCAGCAGCAACGCCGCTTTGTGGCTGACGCGGCACATCAGTTGCGCACACCGCTCACGCTGCTCGATACGCAATTGCAGTTCGCGGCGCAACTCGACGACCGCGCCGCGCTGGCCGACGTGCTCGCCGCCATGCAGACCAGCAGCCGGGGGCTGGCGGATCTCACGAACAAATTGCTGCTGCTCTCGCAGGCCGAGGCGGCGGACACCCCGGCCTTCTCGCGTTCACGCGTGGATCTGGTGGCGCTCGCCGCCGGGGTGCTCGAAGAACTCGTGGCGCTGGCACAGCGTCGCAATATCGACCTTGGGCTGGAAACCGCCGAGGCGCACGTTTGGGTGACGGGCAATGGCGAACTGTTTCATGCGATGGTCATGAATCTTGTCGACAATGCGATCCGCTATATCCACGAGGGGGGGCGTGTGACGGTCGCCATCGACTGTCCGGACGGCACCGCCCGCCTGCGCGTGGTCGACGATGGCCCCGGCATTCAGGCCGAGGCGCGTCAGCGCGTGTTCGAACGCTTTTATCGCAACGCGCCGCCGGGGCAGCCCGGCACCGGCCTGGGACTGGCCATCGTCAAGGAAATCGTGGCATCGAGTCATGGGACCGTAACGCTCGCGCCGGGCGACGACGGCCGAGGTCTGGTCGTCACCGTGATGCTTCCATTAGATTTGGAGACCGAACGCAACGTCCCATAG
- the fliS gene encoding flagellar export chaperone FliS → MYGQNAANAYRKVGLETGVIAASPHQLIVMLFDGAKAALTKARIHFEAGHIGERGQAISKAIEIIGGLRDGLNMEVGGELSRNLRDLYDYMGRRLLEANLENDVAKVQEVDTLLDTIASAWRAIAPAAGTGAPAAQAGTGVRYE, encoded by the coding sequence ATGTACGGACAGAACGCCGCCAATGCATATCGCAAGGTCGGGCTCGAGACCGGCGTCATCGCCGCAAGCCCGCATCAGCTCATCGTGATGCTGTTCGACGGCGCCAAGGCTGCGCTCACCAAGGCGCGTATTCACTTCGAAGCCGGCCACATCGGCGAACGCGGTCAGGCGATCTCGAAGGCAATCGAAATCATCGGGGGCCTGCGCGATGGCCTGAATATGGAAGTCGGTGGGGAACTGTCACGCAATCTGCGTGATCTCTACGACTACATGGGGCGACGTCTGCTCGAAGCGAATCTCGAGAACGACGTGGCCAAGGTACAAGAAGTCGACACCCTGCTCGACACCATTGCATCGGCCTGGCGAGCGATCGCTCCGGCTGCCGGCACGGGTGCCCCCGCCGCTCAGGCGGGCACCGGAGTGCGCTATGAATGA
- a CDS encoding response regulator transcription factor: MTLRVLIVDDHAIVRQGVRQLLSDSGSIAVIGEADCGAEALEMTDAAQWDIVLLDISLPDTNGLEILKTLRRKHPRLPIMIFSMYGEGQFALRALKAGAAGYLSKRSNAQQLVSAVRQVAAGRKYVSPMVAETLADYLGPDADQPPHERLSDREYQTLCMIGSGKRLTDIANALSLSVKTVSVYRTRLLEKMRLNNNAELTYYVMQHGLVSAEMGPVCA; the protein is encoded by the coding sequence ATGACGCTTAGAGTGCTCATCGTCGACGACCACGCCATCGTGCGCCAGGGCGTCCGGCAATTGCTCTCCGATAGCGGGAGTATCGCCGTCATAGGCGAAGCCGACTGCGGCGCGGAAGCGCTGGAGATGACCGACGCGGCGCAGTGGGACATTGTCCTGCTCGATATTTCGCTGCCCGACACGAACGGTCTGGAAATTCTCAAGACCCTGCGACGCAAACATCCGCGTCTGCCGATCATGATCTTCAGCATGTACGGCGAAGGCCAGTTCGCACTGCGCGCTCTCAAGGCCGGTGCGGCCGGTTATCTGAGCAAGCGCTCGAACGCGCAGCAACTGGTCTCGGCCGTGCGGCAAGTCGCCGCGGGCCGCAAGTACGTGAGCCCGATGGTCGCCGAGACCCTCGCCGACTATCTCGGCCCGGACGCCGACCAGCCGCCGCACGAGCGTCTGTCGGATCGTGAATATCAGACACTGTGCATGATCGGCTCGGGCAAGCGCCTGACCGATATCGCCAACGCGCTGTCGCTCTCGGTGAAGACCGTGAGCGTGTACCGCACGCGCCTGCTGGAAAAAATGCGCCTGAACAACAACGCCGAGCTGACCTATTACGTCATGCAACACGGCCTGGTCAGCGCCGAGATGGGTCCGGTCTGCGCCTGA
- a CDS encoding ABC transporter substrate-binding protein, with protein MRASLGVRAPKAFVKPLLAAVLGASLALTAAPGFAADSGKITIMVGGITKMVYLPAKLAEQLGYFKEEGLNVELLSQPAGVDAENELLAGAVQAVVGFYDHAIDLQSKGKEVQSIVVFGQVPGEVELVNAKSRNTIKSMADVKGKTLGVTGLGSSTNFLTQYLAAKHGLKSSDYSVLPVGADNTFIAAIKQNRIDAGMTTEPTASQLIKTGDAAVLVDMRTMEGTVAALGGAYPASSLYVQRAWLDKHKPEAAKLARAFVKTLKYINTHSAAEITEKMPKDYYGSNKALYVQALHNSLPMYSPDGRMPKDGPDTVLKVLAAFNPNVKGKHIDLSKTYTNEFVDQAK; from the coding sequence ATGCGAGCAAGCCTTGGCGTGCGTGCGCCGAAAGCCTTCGTGAAACCCCTGCTGGCCGCCGTTCTCGGCGCGTCGCTGGCGCTGACCGCAGCCCCCGGTTTCGCCGCCGACAGCGGCAAGATCACGATCATGGTGGGCGGCATTACGAAAATGGTCTACCTGCCGGCCAAGCTTGCCGAGCAGCTCGGCTACTTCAAGGAAGAAGGCCTGAACGTCGAACTGCTGTCGCAGCCCGCCGGTGTCGACGCCGAAAACGAACTGCTCGCCGGTGCGGTTCAGGCAGTGGTGGGCTTCTACGACCACGCCATCGACTTGCAGAGCAAGGGCAAGGAAGTCCAGTCGATCGTCGTTTTCGGTCAGGTGCCGGGCGAAGTGGAACTGGTCAATGCCAAGAGCCGCAACACGATCAAGAGCATGGCCGACGTGAAGGGCAAGACCCTCGGCGTGACCGGTCTGGGCTCGTCGACCAACTTTCTCACGCAGTATCTGGCGGCAAAACACGGCCTGAAGTCGTCGGACTACTCGGTGTTGCCGGTCGGTGCGGACAACACGTTCATCGCCGCCATCAAGCAGAACCGTATCGACGCCGGCATGACCACGGAGCCGACCGCCTCGCAATTGATCAAGACGGGCGACGCCGCGGTGCTCGTCGACATGCGCACGATGGAGGGCACGGTCGCCGCACTCGGCGGCGCTTACCCCGCATCGAGTCTGTACGTGCAACGCGCCTGGCTCGACAAGCACAAGCCGGAAGCCGCCAAGCTGGCGCGCGCGTTCGTGAAGACGCTCAAGTACATCAACACGCATTCGGCGGCCGAAATCACCGAGAAGATGCCCAAGGATTACTACGGCAGCAACAAGGCGCTGTACGTGCAGGCGTTGCATAACTCGCTGCCGATGTACTCGCCGGACGGCCGCATGCCGAAGGACGGTCCCGATACCGTGCTCAAGGTGCTCGCCGCCTTCAACCCGAACGTCAAGGGCAAGCACATCGATCTGTCGAAAACGTACACCAACGAATTCGTCGATCAGGCGAAGTAA
- a CDS encoding sensor histidine kinase, whose amino-acid sequence MSINDALHTRATTPQSSDMDQPPACESAPPVEPASRAARAAVQASTRPLAQSVTRKIDAAREAERTRLAQEMHDGLGAHLTALQLVVARLSTRAPTDLAEWQSFCSQIQSVANAAQDAADELVGRNRPPALDAGLTVCLRAWLRGFGEQSGLKCIWRCDDVTHERVAKLTPDAVLALYRIAQEALTNVARHARATRVVLALDGSHRSLKLTISDDGCGLARGARRKQGHFGLVGMRERCTALGGTLRIGSVQGSGTLVSARLPWHQILPAPTGQHGPESLALHGYAS is encoded by the coding sequence GTGTCGATTAACGACGCGTTGCACACGCGCGCCACAACGCCGCAGAGTTCGGACATGGATCAGCCCCCCGCCTGCGAGAGCGCGCCACCGGTCGAACCGGCCTCACGCGCGGCCCGCGCCGCCGTCCAGGCTTCGACCCGGCCGCTCGCACAGTCGGTCACCCGCAAGATCGACGCCGCTCGCGAAGCGGAGCGCACACGGCTCGCGCAGGAGATGCACGACGGACTCGGCGCACATCTCACTGCGTTGCAACTGGTCGTGGCCCGCCTGTCGACCCGAGCCCCCACCGACCTCGCCGAGTGGCAATCCTTCTGCTCCCAGATTCAAAGTGTGGCGAACGCGGCACAAGACGCGGCCGACGAACTCGTCGGCCGCAACCGCCCGCCTGCGCTTGACGCAGGCCTTACCGTCTGCCTGCGTGCCTGGCTGCGCGGCTTCGGTGAGCAAAGCGGCCTCAAATGCATCTGGCGCTGCGACGACGTCACGCACGAGCGCGTTGCCAAGCTCACGCCCGACGCGGTGCTGGCCTTGTACCGCATCGCACAGGAAGCCCTGACCAACGTCGCCCGCCACGCCCGCGCCACCCGCGTCGTGCTCGCGCTCGACGGCAGCCATCGTTCACTCAAACTCACGATTTCCGACGACGGTTGCGGGCTGGCCCGCGGCGCACGTCGCAAGCAGGGACATTTCGGATTGGTTGGCATGCGCGAGCGCTGCACGGCGCTCGGCGGCACGCTACGTATCGGCAGTGTTCAAGGATCGGGAACGCTCGTGAGTGCACGGCTTCCCTGGCATCAGATCCTGCCTGCCCCGACCGGCCAGCATGGCCCGGAATCGCTTGCTCTTCACGGATATGCATCATGA